Proteins encoded in a region of the Carassius auratus strain Wakin chromosome 21, ASM336829v1, whole genome shotgun sequence genome:
- the nectin1a gene encoding nectin 1a isoform X1, which produces MMLMKLLLPLMSIVLIRGVHGQMVQMDSSKSGFVGSQVELRCQFVNSNPPVKISQVTWQKLVNGTKQNVAIANPALGVSVLSPFRERVRFKNPAIRQRTPSLEDTTIVFNKLKLSDESTYICEYTTFPAGNRESMVNLTVYARPMIQMSLSTPSIVAGTKDLKMTVATCVSANGKPPSVITWETDLDGESNTQEIRNPDGTITVRSDYLVVPSREIHQQLLTCVSTYKDEQYTDSVTLNIQYEPEVIIEGFDGNWYLNRENVQLTCLADANPAISLFQWRYLNGTMPSTVELRDDVMIFKGPVTYDIAGTYVCDASNSIGTGSASVEVIVTEFPSNPHGVSQEPQQAFAIIGGAVVCGTVLLAAITLLVVFLYRRRCMFKGDYSTKKQILGNGYSKAGSVPSHPSLPHSLPFSEDSDEEKKLELYRGCSILGRSVGELHDCSDSRMKAYHMGLIEDHEKCGHSEQTYIYDYGSEVEVSVDMIPQMDGSVISKEEWYV; this is translated from the exons ATGATGCTTATGAAATTGCTTCTTCCACTGATGTCCATCGTTTTGATACGAG GTGTTCACGGTCAGATGGTCCAGATGGACAGCAGTAAGTCAGGATTTGTGGGATCACAGGTAGAGCTACGCTGTCAGTTTGTCAACAGCAACCCACCTGTTAAAATCTCACAGGTCACCTGGCAGAAGCTGGTCAATGGCACTAAGCAGAATGTTGCCATCGCCAATCCAGCCCTGGGGGTGTCAGTACTGAGCCCCTTCAGAGAGCGTGTACGCTTCAAGAACCCTGCGATCCGCCAACGCACGCCTTCCCTGGAGGACACCACCATAGTCTTCAACAAACTAAAACTGTCGGATGAATCCACCTACATCTGCGAGTACACAACCTTCCCAGCTGGCAACAGGGAGAGCATGGTTAATCTCACTGTTTATG CTCGCCCTATGATCCAGATGAGTCTTTCCACACCCTCCATAGTGGCGGGAACCAAAGATCTGAAGATGACTGTTGCCACATGTGTTTCTGCCAATGGGAAGCCACCCAGTGTGATCACATGGGAAACTGATTTAGATGGAGAATCTAACACCCAAGAGATACGCAACCCTGATGGGACTATCACAGTGCGCAGTGACTATTTGGTGGTTCCCAGTCGAGAAATACACCAACAGCTGCTCACCTGTGTCTCCACATATAAAGATGAACAATACACTGACAGTGTAACGCTCAACATTCAGT ATGAACCCGAGGTGATAATAGAAGGCTTCGATGGGAACTGGTATTTGAACCGAGAAAACGTTCAGCTCACCTGCTTGGCTGATGCCAACCCAGCCATCTCATTGTTTCAGTGGAGATA CTTGAATGGAACTATGCCGAGTACAGTAGAGCTTCGTGATGATGTGATGATCTTTAAAGGTCCTGTAACCTATGACATCGCAGGCACATATGTCTGTGACGCCAGCAACAGCATTGGGACAGGCTCTGCATCTGTTGAGGTCATTGTCACAG AATTCCCTAGCAACCCACACGGGGTTTCTCAGGAGCCACAGCAAGCTTTTGCCATCATTGGTGGAGCTGTTGTTTGTGGCACAGTGCTGTTGGCCGCCATTACGCTCCTGGTAGTGTTTTTATATCGCCGGAGATGCATGTTTAAAGGAGATTACAGTACCAAGAAGCAAATCCTTGGAAATGGTTACAGCAAGGCTGGCAGCGTGCCGTCACACCCCTCATTACCTCACAGTCTGCCCTTCTCCGAAGACTCCGATGAAGAGAAGAAGCTGGAACTTTACAGAGGCTGCAGTATCTTGGGAAGAAGTGTTGGGGAGTTGCACGACTGCAGTGACAGCAGGATGAAGGCGTACCACATGGGACTGATCGAGGACCATGAGAAATGCGGACATAGTGAGCAGACTTACATTTATGATTACGGATCTGAGGTGGAGGTCTCAGTGGACATGATTCCTCAGATGGATGGCTCTGTCATCTCTAAAGAAGAGTGGTATGTGTAG